DNA sequence from the Penicillium psychrofluorescens genome assembly, chromosome: 3 genome:
GTATTGGTCACAATATGGTGGACATTATGGCTTCGCTTCCACCAGCCTACACTTAGTCCGCCTAGGTAGTCTCCAATGATCATGCCAATCACACTATCAATCTGGTAATTGTGGGTGATACCCATGTGACCAGCATCATGAGCAGTAAAGACCAGTTGATGCCAGAAACAACCGAGGAATAAGCCGGACAGGCAGAACCAGGATCGtttcaagaagaaaacaaaaagtcCGAAGAGAAGAGCGTATCGACATAATTCAATGCCATAGGCATAGTAGTTGCAGTTATACAGTCCGGCCGCGTGAATGCGCTTGTCAAGCTGACGATATTTTTGGGCGATGTTCTCTTGGTGTCCGGCATCGAGAGAAGGGTACTTGGACGAATCCAATAGAATTCCCTCCTTAGTCAGAGCGTCAATCACGCAGGGTCCCGGCTCGGTTTCTTCTGCTGGTAGGGGACTGGCGCTGACCGCTGAGGACATGGTCGAGACTGATAGCCTGCGTCTCAAGCCGAATGAATCTTCTTTACCTTCGAAGAGCGAAGCAACTGAGGCTTCATCGCTTGATAGCTCCGAATTCGACAGATCCTCCTCATTTGCTTCATTTTCGCAGTATTTGCGGAAAATGCCACCTTGAatgggaggaagaaagctGGTCCATCTACCCTCGATGCGGCCGATCTGAAATTTGCTCATCCGTTGACGTGCCTCCTGCGAATGGAGTCTTTTGGACTGTCTGTCAGTACATGATATTGAGCTGGAATGGAGAGGCATGGGATTCTTACGCGTTCACTTCGTCCGTGGCATCTTTGCCTACCATGTGCTTGATGGCCATGTCACCTCCAGGGTGAAATTTGACCCAAGCATCCAGTCTCAGAACTTTGTCGTCGACAACGACAATCAATTTGTCCTCGGCAATCATGCCTTCGATTTCGCGTCTCGACAAGACATTATccctggccctggctggGTTGGGCATCTTGCTCGTTTGCGAAAATTGTCAAGAAATGACAAAATTGTGATATCGTCTGAAATTTTCGGGGCATGGCTTGTGAGCAGGGGATACGGCTTGGAGAAATATATAAAGGATGTTCGTTAAACTGGGGCAAAGCGTCTACCAACGGAAGAAATCCATCTACAATCCTTCTACCTAAACTTAGCTCCATGGCGCAAAACGTCCCTTTCCTTTCGGCCCAGGGGTACGTAAAGGGGCAGTGCAATAAAGAAGCATTAACTTTACTGATTTCCGTGTTCGGACTTGAAACATCTGATCGTTGGAAATACCCCTTGCCCCTTTACGTATGTGACAACGTGGTGCTCCGTAAAGTATATCTGGGAATCCACAGGGAAAGCCTTAAGAGGCAGTTTCAACAAGGTCATTTGTCCGAAACTATGGGTTGTGGAGGATCCAAGCGGGTGTAGGATTCGGCGCACCAGCACTAGTTAACATGGTAGCTTCCTAACTTATCCACTTCAAAATAGTGGGGTGTAGACAGGGTGTAGAGACTGTCATGCCACATCGCCTGTATAGTGGACCCTTTGTGGGCTCTAGAAGGTCTCAGTTTGTTTTTGAGTAGGAAATAGCCGCTGATACGGCGAAGGAACCAatcagaaaaagaaaatattaGCCTGGAAACAAAATAATTCCCGCGGATCGATTGTGGGAGCGACATTATTGCCGACAAGAATAaaaggcgaggaagagatctGCTCTTAGACCCTTTAGGTTGTCGCCGCACGAGCCCCGCAGCCCGCTTCTTGGGGCGTCAGTCGCCACGTACATCTAGCAGCCTCTTCCCCTATTTCTACTTAGTTACCTAACGCTATTAATTCTCAGCTGCTAAATTCATACTGCTCAACATTATCTATCGGCTCACAGGGATAGCAAATATAGAATATATGGCCATTGGCAATTTTAAGCTAATGAAAGGGTGCTAATACAGTAGAATGATGTCGGTGAAGGCCGATAATGGAAATGGTCCTAAGCGGCATTGTACGACCATGGAATTCGTAACAGTTTCGCCACAATTTccacctttttttttggctgGGGCGATAATCCACTAAATTCAATTCCCCCCTGGTCTGGGAATTCAGCCTCTGATGGCATTTCATTGATTGCAAACAAGGGCTTTTACTGTACGTTTCTGCTatcaccacctacactcttcgattttttttttaacccCTAATGCCAAGACAAGTAGTCCATATCAAAGAATAGCCCCTGAATAGCAATATTAGTGTTTTTTCGGCTGTACAATGCTTTGCCATGATGCAAACCGTTCAAACAAGATCTAGCGCTAGCCTTGAGGATTTAGCAAGTTGTcatttttccttttttaGGCTAGCGCCCGAGGGAAAATCTAGGTGCTTACGTCGGAACAGGGAACTGCGGCGACAAGATCAGCTGAATCTAGTATAGTAAACTTGAGAGTCCTCCTGACCTGCTAATGTTCCTTCTAAAGTTACTTTTCTAGTCTCTAACTAGATATAGGACCGATAGAGGACCAGTGGCGTCGTTTTCTTAGATGTCGAAATCGACCGGGCTAGCCTTATTACCAAAGCCTCTGGAAAAGGGATAGCATCCTTACAAGCGGTTTGCTATGGATCAATTCGAAGCTGCTGAAGAAAATATATGACTTGTATGATCACTCAGGTTGAAATACTTGTTATCATGAGCTTAACACTCTTAATTGATTTTTACAATGCACCAGCGACCAATAACTCTCCCAAATTATTACCActcgctggtgagggccTGACATTTGGAGGCGGGTACTGCTTAACTTTGCAGCCAGAGGGCCTGCGGTAGAGGCTAGAGCAAATCCGTCGTGGACCAATCAAAGTGGAACATAATGCGCAATGAATGATATAGGACTAGCGAAACAATATGTACCAAAAATGCCTGGAAGTGGATCTGCTCGCCCTTCTGTTCCCTGAGCCTGAGCAAAGTTGAAATATTTCTTCATCGTAGACCTGGGAATGCCGAGGTATACTAAACCCACATTATTTGGAGCTAATGCGCAGCTCCTAGAACCTGGGATTGATTGGCTGTCTGGAGCATtgcaagagcaagagcaCCGATAGCCTCTCCAAAGCAAGTAACCACCTGTAAGCCCTAAGGGGGTATATGAGACAACGTAAAACCATGGCACTTCGCAAGCTGGTCAGTGAATCCTACGGAAGGCGTCAATTACGAACTTCAGCAGAATGCGTGTTTCGTACTTTCAACTTTCTGATATACTGCTAGAGCCTAGTAGATCCAACCTTTTGCTCAAGTGCAAAGTTCCGTATTTACCTATGTACACACAATAGTTACATCATGTTATATAAATATACGCGCTGCTATACAATGAAAAATAAGAATACTCAATGTACCTTCCTTTTCTAATAAGCCTGAACGGAAATAAAATAGCAGAGGGTTCATCAACTCGGTGGGACACAAAAGAAAGTACGAATGCATTTAACCCGGTTTAAACGAAAATAAAGCCAAAAAATTCAGACTCTCTCCAGCTGACCAGGTCCTTATGATCTTATCCAATGCCACCCTAGACTTTCCTCCAACTAATGCCCCAAGCTATGATGGATAACTCTCTTTTTCATG
Encoded proteins:
- a CDS encoding uncharacterized protein (ID:PFLUO_004692-T1.cds;~source:funannotate), whose translation is MPNPARARDNVLSRREIEGMIAEDKLIVVVDDKVLRLDAWVKFHPGGDMAIKHMVGKDATDEVNALHSQEARQRMSKFQIGRIEGRWTSFLPPIQGGIFRKYCENEANEEDLSNSELSSDEASVASLFEGKEDSFGLRRRLSVSTMSSAVSASPLPAEETEPGPCVIDALTKEGILLDSSKYPSLDAGHQENIAQKYRQLDKRIHAAGLYNCNYYAYGIELCRYALLFGLFVFFLKRSWFCLSGLFLGCFWHQLVFTAHDAGHMGITHNYQIDSVIGMIIGDYLGGLSVGWWKRSHNVHHIVTNTPEHDPDIELMPFFALSHRFFASLRSTYYDRVMEYDAVAKCAVKYQHYLYYPILLFGRFNLYYLSWEHIYVGRGPRNGAGWWHRWFELAGQIFFWAWFGYGVVYLSIPNWWSRIAFVMISHMVTAPLHVQITLSHYAMSTADLGPLESFPQKMLRTTMDVDCPTWLDFFHGGLQFQAVHHLYPRIPRHNLRKTQEFVKEFCEEVKIPYAVFTFYDGNKEVIGRLGEIAKQARIMEQGRKACADHGVFSDHHHSH